The following are from one region of the Cloacibacterium normanense genome:
- a CDS encoding adenosylcobalamin-dependent ribonucleoside-diphosphate reductase: MEKITNQQAYEETLHYFKGDDLAARVWVTKYALKDSDGNIYEKTPDDMHQRIASEVARIEKKYPNPLSEAEIFDLIKDFKYIIPQGSPMTGIGNNFQIASLSNCFVIGNGTNSDSYGSIMKIDEEQVQLMKRRGGVGHDLSYIRPKGSAVKNSALTSTGLAPFMERYSNSTREVAQDGRRGALMLSVSINHPDSEDFINAKLEQGKVTGANISVKIDDKFMKAVKTNSEYQQKYPIYSKNPKYTKTIFADEIWKKIVHNAWKSAEPGILFWDTIIRESIPDCYADLGFETVSTNPCGEIPLCPYDSCRLIAINLYSYVENPFTKEAKFNFELFKKHAAYAQRMMDDIIDLEMEKIDAILAKIEKDPENEEIKHTERQLWEKIRKKTLQGRRTGVGITAEGDMLAALNLRYGSKEANDFSVEVHKTLALSAYRSSVEMAKERGAFEVFDAEKEKNNPFILRLKEADESLYQDMVKYGRRNIALLTIAPTGSTSLMSQTTSGIEPVFLPVYKRRRKVNPNDKDVRVDFVDEVGDSWEEYIVFHHHFKTWMQVNGYDISKNYSNEEVQDLIEKSPYYKATSNDIDWLSKVEMQGAIQKWVDHSISVTINIPNEATEELVNQLYIKAWEVGCKGVTVYRDGSRSGVLVSADDKKEEKDEEETTSSLEAFPTKRPQILEADVVRFQNNKEKWIAFVGLVNGRPYEIFTGLADDEEGIMLPRWVNEGLIIKNRDENGVSRYDFQFKNLRGYKTTIEGLSHKFNPEFWNYAKLISGTLRHGMPIENVVELINRLELDSESINTWKAGVARALKRYIPDGTEVDGHKCSNCGSDQVVYQEGCLICKNCGNSKCG; the protein is encoded by the coding sequence ATGGAGAAAATAACCAACCAACAAGCGTATGAAGAAACTTTACACTATTTCAAAGGAGACGATTTAGCAGCCAGAGTTTGGGTAACCAAATATGCACTGAAAGATTCTGATGGGAATATTTATGAAAAAACACCTGATGATATGCACCAAAGAATTGCTTCTGAGGTTGCGAGAATAGAAAAAAAATATCCTAATCCGCTTTCCGAAGCAGAAATTTTTGATTTAATAAAAGACTTTAAATATATCATTCCGCAAGGAAGTCCGATGACGGGAATTGGGAATAATTTCCAGATTGCTTCGCTTTCTAACTGTTTCGTAATCGGTAACGGAACCAATAGTGATTCTTACGGAAGCATTATGAAAATAGACGAAGAGCAAGTTCAACTCATGAAACGAAGAGGTGGAGTTGGTCATGATTTGTCTTACATTCGTCCAAAAGGTTCTGCGGTAAAGAATTCTGCGCTTACTTCTACAGGTTTAGCGCCGTTTATGGAGCGTTATTCTAATTCTACCAGAGAAGTGGCTCAAGATGGAAGAAGAGGCGCATTAATGCTTTCTGTGTCGATAAATCATCCCGATTCTGAGGATTTTATCAATGCTAAATTAGAGCAAGGAAAAGTTACTGGAGCGAATATTTCTGTGAAAATAGATGATAAATTCATGAAAGCGGTAAAAACTAACAGTGAATATCAACAGAAATATCCTATTTACAGCAAGAATCCTAAATATACCAAGACTATTTTTGCAGATGAAATTTGGAAAAAAATCGTACATAATGCTTGGAAATCTGCTGAACCAGGAATTCTATTCTGGGATACGATTATCAGAGAATCCATTCCAGATTGTTATGCAGATTTAGGTTTTGAAACGGTTTCTACCAATCCTTGTGGCGAAATCCCACTTTGTCCGTATGATTCTTGTCGATTGATTGCCATTAATTTATATTCTTATGTAGAGAATCCATTTACCAAAGAGGCAAAATTTAATTTTGAATTATTCAAAAAACATGCAGCTTATGCACAAAGAATGATGGACGATATCATTGATTTGGAAATGGAGAAAATTGATGCAATTTTAGCAAAAATTGAAAAAGACCCAGAAAACGAAGAAATTAAACATACTGAAAGACAACTTTGGGAAAAAATCCGCAAGAAAACCCTTCAAGGAAGAAGAACAGGAGTAGGAATTACAGCAGAAGGTGATATGTTGGCGGCTTTAAATTTAAGATATGGAAGTAAGGAAGCTAATGATTTTTCAGTAGAAGTTCATAAAACTTTGGCGCTTTCTGCGTATCGTTCTTCGGTAGAAATGGCGAAAGAAAGAGGTGCTTTTGAAGTTTTTGATGCAGAAAAAGAAAAGAATAATCCTTTCATTTTGAGATTAAAAGAAGCAGATGAAAGTCTGTATCAAGATATGGTGAAATATGGCAGAAGAAATATCGCTTTATTAACCATTGCGCCAACTGGAAGTACCAGTTTGATGTCTCAGACTACTTCGGGAATTGAACCTGTATTTTTGCCTGTTTACAAGCGTAGGAGAAAGGTAAATCCTAATGATAAAGATGTAAGAGTGGATTTTGTAGATGAAGTTGGAGATTCTTGGGAAGAGTACATTGTTTTTCATCATCATTTTAAAACCTGGATGCAAGTAAATGGCTATGATATTTCTAAAAATTATTCCAACGAAGAAGTTCAAGATTTAATCGAGAAATCTCCTTATTACAAAGCCACTTCTAATGATATTGATTGGCTCAGCAAAGTTGAAATGCAAGGTGCGATTCAAAAATGGGTAGATCATTCTATTTCGGTTACTATTAACATTCCGAATGAAGCTACAGAAGAATTGGTGAATCAACTTTATATCAAAGCTTGGGAGGTTGGTTGCAAAGGTGTTACGGTTTACAGAGACGGTTCTAGAAGTGGAGTTTTGGTTTCTGCAGATGATAAAAAAGAAGAAAAAGATGAGGAAGAAACTACTTCATCTTTAGAAGCTTTCCCTACAAAAAGACCTCAAATTTTAGAAGCTGATGTGGTGAGATTCCAAAATAATAAAGAAAAATGGATTGCTTTTGTAGGTTTGGTTAATGGTAGACCTTATGAAATTTTTACAGGTTTGGCAGATGATGAAGAGGGAATTATGCTTCCACGTTGGGTAAATGAAGGTTTAATCATTAAAAATAGAGACGAAAACGGCGTTTCTAGATATGATTTCCAATTCAAGAATTTAAGAGGTTATAAAACCACTATTGAAGGACTTTCTCATAAGTTTAATCCAGAATTCTGGAATTATGCGAAACTGATTTCAGGAACTTTAAGACACGGAATGCCAATTGAAAACGTGGTAGAATTAATCAACAGATTAGAGCTAGATTCTGAATCTATCAATACTTGGAAAGCGGGAGTTGCAAGAGCTTTAAAGCGCTATATTCCTGATGGAACCGAAGTTGACGGACATAAATGTAGCAATTGTGGTTCTGACCAAGTCGTTTATCAAGAAGGTTGTCTGATTTGTAAAAATTGTGGAAATTCTAAATGTGGGTAA
- the rplS gene encoding 50S ribosomal protein L19, which produces MDLLKYVQDKYIAKKEFPEFKAGDTITVYYEIKEGNKTRTQFFKGVVIQLRGTGATKTFTIRKMSGDVGVERVFPINMPALQKIEVDRRGKVRRSRIFYFRDLRGKRARIKDAAYKK; this is translated from the coding sequence ATGGATTTATTAAAGTACGTACAAGACAAGTACATTGCTAAAAAAGAATTCCCAGAATTCAAAGCTGGTGATACCATTACTGTGTATTACGAAATTAAAGAAGGTAACAAAACGAGAACTCAGTTCTTCAAAGGAGTTGTAATTCAACTTAGAGGAACAGGTGCTACTAAAACTTTCACCATCAGAAAAATGAGCGGTGATGTAGGTGTAGAAAGAGTTTTTCCAATCAACATGCCTGCTTTACAAAAAATTGAAGTTGATAGAAGAGGAAAAGTTAGAAGATCTAGAATTTTCTACTTCAGAGATCTTAGAGGTAAGAGAGCAAGAATCAAAGATGCTGCTTACAAAAAGTAA
- a CDS encoding cation diffusion facilitator family transporter, with translation MSHSHDHGHSHVPALDLNSKKLRNAFYIGIFLNSAFVIIEAAVGWSQNSLALLSDAGHNLSDVVSLILALIAFKLMYSKATQSYTYGYKKVTVLVALLNALILFAAVGGIIFEAVFRFYNPQPLQGKVMAIVAFIGIIINALTAYFFMKDKDKDLNIKGAYLHMAADALVSLGVVIAGVVIIYTDWFWLDAVMSIIIALVILYGTWSLFTQSLKLALDGVPEGVDFNKLKEEILAIDGVKDFKHLHIWALSTTENALTAHLQVEKSLSHNEIEKLKDKVKHELEHYNVHHTTLEIYFNDREFLEEEML, from the coding sequence ATGTCGCATTCTCACGATCACGGTCATAGTCACGTTCCAGCGCTAGATTTAAACTCTAAAAAACTAAGAAACGCTTTTTACATTGGGATTTTCCTTAATTCTGCTTTTGTGATTATAGAAGCAGCGGTTGGTTGGTCTCAGAATTCATTGGCTTTGCTTTCAGATGCGGGGCATAATCTCAGTGATGTAGTGAGTTTGATTTTGGCGCTCATTGCCTTTAAATTAATGTATTCAAAGGCTACACAATCTTATACTTACGGTTACAAAAAAGTGACGGTTTTGGTGGCTTTGCTTAATGCTTTAATCCTTTTTGCGGCAGTTGGCGGAATTATTTTTGAAGCGGTTTTTAGATTTTACAATCCTCAACCTTTACAAGGAAAAGTAATGGCAATTGTTGCGTTTATTGGGATTATCATCAATGCGTTGACTGCTTATTTTTTCATGAAAGATAAAGACAAAGACCTCAATATTAAAGGCGCTTATTTACACATGGCTGCAGATGCTTTGGTGAGTTTGGGTGTGGTAATTGCAGGAGTGGTGATTATTTATACAGACTGGTTTTGGCTGGATGCAGTGATGAGTATTATTATTGCTTTGGTGATTCTCTACGGAACGTGGAGTTTGTTTACCCAAAGTCTTAAATTGGCTCTAGATGGAGTTCCAGAAGGCGTAGATTTCAATAAATTAAAAGAAGAAATTTTAGCAATTGACGGGGTGAAAGATTTTAAACATCTTCATATTTGGGCATTGAGTACGACTGAAAATGCATTGACTGCTCATCTTCAAGTTGAAAAATCACTTTCTCACAATGAAATTGAAAAGTTGAAAGATAAAGTGAAGCATGAATTAGAGCATTACAATGTACATCATACAACACTTGAAATTTACTTTAACGACAGAGAATTCTTGGAAGAGGAAATGCTGTAA
- a CDS encoding TerC/Alx family metal homeostasis membrane protein — translation MSNETLFLISFVVFIFFILALDLGLLHKKSDTISLKQAGLMSFFVVCLSLGFYFLLITYGHMLHGIDSIEKLQTVINKHHHPITVIPNDLEHSIALYNQNLGLEYLTGYVVEYALSVDNIFVIVLVFTAFGVAQRNYHRVLFWGILGAIVMRFIFIFVGAALIEKFSWIMYVFGAFLVFTGIKMFVDKDKDEEIDTQNHPVVRFANKYFKVHPHFVGSKFFVTIDGVKKITPLFLVLIIIEFTDLIFAVDSIPAIFSVTKDPYIVFFSNIFAIIGLRSMFFLLAGIIDKFRFLKIGLAALLTFIGLKMLGHSYLEEWGFTTTHSLLIIVSILGASVFFSLLFPEKKKDRKLKFNPDDEKHLHHH, via the coding sequence ATGTCAAACGAGACTTTGTTTTTAATATCCTTTGTAGTATTCATCTTTTTCATATTAGCTTTAGACTTAGGACTATTGCACAAAAAATCAGACACCATCTCGCTGAAACAAGCTGGATTAATGAGTTTTTTTGTGGTTTGTCTATCTTTAGGCTTTTATTTTCTGTTAATTACTTATGGACACATGCTCCACGGAATTGATAGTATTGAGAAATTACAAACGGTGATCAATAAACATCACCATCCTATTACAGTAATTCCGAATGATTTAGAGCACAGTATTGCACTTTATAATCAGAATTTAGGATTAGAATATCTTACAGGTTATGTAGTAGAATATGCATTATCAGTAGATAATATATTTGTAATCGTGTTGGTATTTACAGCTTTCGGAGTGGCACAAAGAAATTATCACAGAGTTCTTTTTTGGGGCATTTTAGGCGCTATTGTTATGCGTTTCATCTTCATCTTCGTAGGCGCAGCTTTAATTGAGAAATTCAGCTGGATAATGTATGTATTTGGAGCATTTTTAGTGTTTACAGGTATCAAAATGTTTGTGGATAAAGATAAAGATGAGGAAATAGATACTCAGAACCACCCTGTTGTAAGATTTGCCAATAAATATTTTAAAGTTCATCCACATTTTGTAGGCAGTAAATTCTTTGTAACCATTGACGGAGTTAAGAAAATTACCCCATTATTTTTAGTTCTTATCATCATAGAATTTACCGATTTGATTTTTGCAGTAGATTCTATTCCTGCAATATTTTCGGTGACTAAAGATCCTTATATCGTCTTCTTTTCGAATATTTTTGCGATTATCGGACTTCGTTCTATGTTCTTCCTATTAGCAGGAATTATTGATAAGTTTAGATTCTTAAAAATAGGTTTAGCGGCATTACTCACATTTATTGGTTTAAAAATGTTAGGACATAGTTATCTAGAAGAATGGGGCTTTACTACTACGCATTCACTGTTAATCATTGTAAGTATTTTAGGAGCTAGTGTATTCTTCTCATTACTGTTTCCAGAGAAGAAAAAAGACAGGAAACTGAAATTTAATCCAGACGATGAAAAGCATCTTCATCATCACTAA
- a CDS encoding helix-turn-helix domain-containing protein: MFTFVFTYVNYNYYICNMNINDRFTKILEYSGFTASEFADEIDVQRSSISHIISGRNKPSLEFIVKIKNRFPEISWDWIILGQGAMLQNDSALSTSESKVNLEEENSSPDLFTLIDEDYKNEIFIQENLQKETPRESNTSFPTPKKEKISDSQRLEVQEDISEVQNIVNQSITNSTSENKIKRIVFFYENGKFEAFEP, from the coding sequence TTGTTTACATTTGTATTTACCTATGTAAATTATAATTATTACATTTGTAACATGAATATAAATGACAGATTTACTAAAATTTTAGAATATTCTGGATTTACCGCATCAGAATTTGCAGACGAAATAGATGTTCAGCGTTCCAGTATTTCACATATCATTTCGGGGAGAAATAAACCTTCCCTAGAATTCATTGTCAAGATCAAAAACAGATTTCCAGAAATCAGTTGGGATTGGATCATTTTAGGTCAAGGAGCAATGCTACAAAATGATTCTGCTCTATCAACCAGCGAATCAAAAGTAAATCTAGAGGAAGAAAATTCTTCGCCTGATCTTTTTACATTAATTGATGAAGATTATAAAAATGAAATTTTTATTCAAGAAAATCTTCAAAAAGAAACGCCGCGAGAATCTAATACATCTTTCCCTACTCCAAAAAAAGAAAAAATAAGCGATTCTCAGCGATTAGAAGTTCAGGAAGACATTTCAGAAGTTCAAAATATTGTAAATCAATCAATTACAAATTCAACTTCAGAAAATAAGATTAAGAGAATTGTTTTCTTCTACGAAAACGGAAAATTTGAGGCTTTTGAACCATAG
- a CDS encoding M14 family zinc carboxypeptidase has product MHSTFQYQKNPNFPNRYISPKSLQNFLQENLSDYITLMGTSTLGEPIYQFSYGSGDINILAWSQMHGNESNSTHCMLDLWYSLEFQPQLKEKLFQNISLDFIFMLNPDGSKVWSRRNSLDIDMNRDYLQNASCEMKLLKEIAFSKKYDYALNLHEQRTIFSTDGKNPATLSFLAPSEDYDRTVTENRKKSMAVIASIYNVLRMQIPNQIARYSDEFYPTSTGDNFMRAGIPVILFEGGHFPDDYQRFGTRKYYTIALYTALSSIGLLDRKTYGYETYFEIPENKESHFDVIYRNVKLNTDFECVLDVAVQYKEEIKEGEEEISFVPIVVEVGDLHRKKGWKEIDCTGKKFISENKFPKLEAIQNFTIE; this is encoded by the coding sequence ATGCATTCTACTTTTCAGTATCAGAAAAACCCTAATTTCCCAAATCGTTATATTTCGCCTAAAAGCCTTCAGAATTTTCTACAAGAGAATCTCAGCGATTACATTACTTTAATGGGTACTTCTACTCTAGGTGAGCCTATTTATCAATTTTCTTATGGTTCTGGTGATATTAATATTTTGGCTTGGTCCCAGATGCACGGAAATGAGAGTAATTCTACTCATTGTATGTTGGATTTGTGGTATTCTTTAGAATTTCAACCTCAACTCAAAGAGAAGTTATTCCAAAATATATCTTTAGATTTCATTTTTATGCTCAATCCGGATGGTTCTAAGGTTTGGTCGCGCAGAAATTCTCTTGATATAGACATGAATAGAGACTATTTACAGAATGCAAGCTGCGAAATGAAGCTCTTAAAAGAAATTGCATTTTCTAAAAAGTATGATTACGCACTGAATTTGCACGAACAGAGAACAATTTTTTCTACAGATGGTAAAAATCCCGCTACTTTATCATTTTTAGCGCCTTCAGAAGATTATGACAGAACTGTTACCGAAAATCGTAAAAAAAGTATGGCGGTTATCGCAAGTATATATAATGTATTGAGAATGCAAATTCCTAATCAGATTGCAAGGTATTCTGATGAGTTTTACCCAACTTCTACTGGTGATAATTTCATGAGAGCAGGAATTCCAGTAATTTTATTTGAAGGCGGTCATTTTCCTGATGATTATCAACGTTTCGGCACTAGAAAATATTACACAATTGCTTTATATACAGCGCTTTCTAGTATTGGATTGTTAGATAGAAAAACTTATGGCTACGAAACATATTTCGAAATTCCAGAAAACAAAGAATCGCATTTTGATGTTATTTATAGAAATGTGAAACTTAATACAGATTTTGAATGTGTATTAGATGTTGCGGTTCAGTATAAAGAAGAGATTAAAGAAGGAGAAGAGGAAATATCTTTCGTTCCGATTGTAGTAGAAGTGGGAGACCTGCACAGAAAAAAAGGTTGGAAAGAAATAGATTGTACAGGAAAGAAATTTATTTCCGAGAACAAATTTCCTAAACTAGAAGCAATTCAGAACTTTACTATAGAATAA
- a CDS encoding APC family permease, translating into MNKKLKLWDATMLVMGSMIGSGIFIVSADMMRNLGSGYWLIVVWIITGIMTVAAALSYGELSAMFPKAGGQYTYITEIFGKRLGFLYGWGMFTVIQTGTIAAVAVAFGKFSAYLFPALNDAAPLFQSGEFKITWIQILGIAVILLLTYINTRGVESGKLLQNIFTGSKIVALLGLIFLGFILVKESFWSGNMSFGWDSFNNLVKDDKGNYLKLGWESISEATLFGGIAAAMVGSVFSSVAWENVTFVSGEIENPQKNVVKAMVLGTISVMLLYLLVNFVYLNALDRDSIAFAANDRVAVAASEKMFGSVGTIIMAVLVMISTFGCVNGIVLAGARVFQTMAKDGLFLKSAIENNKNGVPEKSLWMQGIWASLLALSGQYGDLLDMISFVIVLFYMITVFGVIYMRIKQPDAERSYKTWLYPVTPIIYLLIGTAFCVLLFIYKPNYTWPGLILILIGLPVYYIINSRKSESQ; encoded by the coding sequence ATGAATAAAAAATTAAAACTTTGGGACGCAACCATGCTCGTGATGGGTTCCATGATAGGAAGCGGAATTTTCATTGTTTCTGCGGATATGATGAGAAATCTGGGTTCTGGATATTGGCTCATCGTCGTGTGGATTATTACTGGAATTATGACGGTTGCAGCCGCTTTAAGCTATGGCGAACTTTCGGCAATGTTTCCAAAAGCAGGTGGACAATACACTTACATTACAGAAATTTTCGGAAAAAGACTCGGATTTTTGTACGGTTGGGGAATGTTTACCGTGATTCAAACAGGTACCATTGCAGCAGTTGCGGTAGCTTTTGGGAAATTTTCGGCGTATCTTTTTCCTGCGCTCAATGATGCGGCTCCGCTTTTCCAAAGTGGCGAATTTAAAATTACTTGGATTCAAATCCTTGGTATTGCGGTGATTTTGTTGCTCACTTACATCAATACTCGAGGTGTAGAAAGCGGGAAACTCCTTCAAAATATTTTTACTGGTTCTAAAATTGTCGCGCTTTTAGGGTTGATTTTTTTAGGATTTATTTTGGTTAAAGAATCTTTTTGGAGCGGAAATATGAGTTTCGGTTGGGATTCTTTCAATAATTTGGTCAAAGATGACAAAGGAAATTATTTGAAACTCGGTTGGGAATCTATTTCTGAAGCTACGCTTTTCGGAGGAATTGCTGCAGCAATGGTAGGTTCTGTTTTTAGTTCTGTAGCTTGGGAAAACGTGACTTTCGTTTCTGGTGAAATCGAAAATCCACAGAAAAATGTGGTAAAAGCGATGGTTTTAGGTACAATTTCGGTGATGTTGCTTTATTTGTTGGTGAATTTCGTTTATCTGAATGCTTTAGACAGAGATTCCATCGCATTTGCAGCGAATGATAGAGTAGCAGTTGCTGCTTCGGAAAAAATGTTTGGAAGTGTAGGAACGATTATTATGGCGGTTCTCGTGATGATTTCTACTTTTGGTTGTGTCAACGGAATTGTTTTGGCGGGAGCGAGAGTTTTTCAGACGATGGCAAAAGATGGACTTTTCTTAAAATCTGCTATCGAAAATAATAAAAATGGCGTTCCCGAAAAATCTCTTTGGATGCAAGGGATTTGGGCTTCACTTCTCGCTTTGAGCGGACAATACGGTGATTTATTGGATATGATTTCCTTTGTGATTGTGTTGTTTTACATGATTACCGTTTTTGGTGTGATTTACATGAGAATTAAACAACCAGATGCAGAAAGAAGCTACAAAACGTGGTTATATCCTGTAACTCCTATCATTTATCTGTTGATAGGAACTGCATTTTGTGTATTGTTATTCATTTATAAACCGAATTACACTTGGCCAGGATTGATTCTAATTTTAATTGGTTTGCCAGTGTATTATATTATAAATAGTAGGAAATCTGAGAGTCAATAA
- a CDS encoding NAD(P)(+) transhydrogenase (Re/Si-specific) subunit beta, producing the protein MELLTILYLIGSITFILGLKMLSNPKTARKGNLIAAAGMTIAILGTIFLYQDDEGKKLGNYAWIFGGILIGTIIGAFAAKKVKMTAMPQMVSIFNGMGGACAALISLVEFNHLSHNTTGEVNLGTLSIILLGLIIGSVSFAGSMIAWGKLNGNIKKDFAFPGQQFLNIAILLAILGLSVYLAMTFSLENAYLFYVIFGLSTLYGLLFVFPIGGADMPVVISLLNSFTGVAAACGGFLYDNKVMLTGGILVGAAGTLLTILMCNAMNRSLLNVLIGSFGGGAKSSGGTSPSGRTVKEITLSDTAVLMTYASKVMIVPGYGLAVAQAQHACHELEKLLESKGVDVFYAIHPVAGRMPGHMNVLLAETDVPYEKLMEMEQANEEFSTADVVLILGANDVVNPAAKEDTSSPIYGMPILEVELAKNVIVNKRSMKPGYAGIENELFYRPKTSMLFGDAKKVLQDLISEIKNL; encoded by the coding sequence ATGGAATTACTTACAATACTCTATTTAATAGGTTCTATTACCTTTATTCTAGGACTAAAAATGCTTTCGAATCCTAAAACTGCAAGAAAAGGAAACTTGATTGCAGCAGCCGGAATGACCATCGCTATATTAGGAACAATTTTTCTTTATCAGGACGATGAAGGCAAAAAATTAGGAAATTATGCTTGGATTTTTGGAGGAATCCTCATCGGAACAATAATTGGAGCTTTCGCAGCCAAAAAAGTGAAAATGACAGCAATGCCACAAATGGTAAGTATTTTCAACGGAATGGGAGGAGCTTGTGCAGCTTTAATTTCTTTGGTTGAATTCAATCACTTATCACACAATACTACTGGCGAAGTAAATTTAGGAACACTTTCTATTATCCTTTTAGGATTAATTATCGGTTCTGTATCATTTGCAGGAAGTATGATTGCTTGGGGAAAACTGAATGGAAATATTAAAAAAGATTTTGCTTTTCCTGGTCAACAATTTTTGAATATCGCTATTTTATTGGCTATTTTAGGATTATCAGTGTATTTGGCAATGACTTTCAGTCTAGAAAATGCATATTTATTCTATGTTATTTTTGGATTATCTACGCTTTACGGATTACTTTTCGTATTCCCAATTGGTGGTGCAGATATGCCTGTCGTTATTTCACTTTTGAACTCATTTACGGGAGTTGCCGCAGCTTGTGGAGGATTTCTATACGACAACAAAGTAATGCTTACTGGTGGTATTTTGGTAGGAGCTGCAGGAACTTTATTAACCATATTAATGTGTAACGCCATGAATCGTTCTTTATTAAATGTATTGATTGGTTCATTTGGAGGCGGTGCAAAATCTTCTGGCGGAACTTCTCCTTCTGGAAGAACAGTAAAAGAAATCACGTTGAGCGATACAGCAGTTCTCATGACTTACGCAAGCAAAGTAATGATTGTTCCAGGTTATGGTTTAGCAGTTGCTCAAGCTCAACACGCTTGTCATGAATTAGAAAAATTATTAGAAAGCAAAGGTGTAGATGTTTTCTACGCGATACACCCAGTTGCTGGTAGAATGCCGGGACACATGAACGTACTTTTGGCAGAAACCGATGTTCCTTATGAAAAATTAATGGAAATGGAACAAGCCAATGAAGAGTTCTCAACTGCAGATGTAGTGTTAATTCTAGGAGCAAATGACGTAGTAAACCCTGCTGCTAAAGAAGACACTTCCTCTCCTATTTACGGAATGCCTATTTTAGAAGTTGAATTGGCTAAAAACGTTATCGTAAACAAACGAAGCATGAAACCTGGTTACGCAGGAATTGAAAACGAATTATTCTACAGACCAAAAACTTCAATGCTTTTCGGAGATGCGAAAAAAGTATTGCAAGATTTAATCTCTGAGATTAAAAATCTGTAA